Proteins co-encoded in one Arthrobacter sp. ERGS1:01 genomic window:
- a CDS encoding class II fructose-bisphosphate aldolase — MALTNTRDIMDLAAKTGTGQGAFNVIHLETIEGLIGGAEAAGRPVILQISENCAKFHGGLEPVALATLAAARKASVPVAVHLDHAEDEALAYQAVDLGFGSIMYDGAHFDYAKNVEVTARVAAYAHERGVYVEAELGKVGGKDGAHAPGVLTDPAEAVAFVAATGVDALAVAVGSSHAMTERSAALNLGRIAELKAALDVPLVLHGSSGVSDENIVAAIAAGMTKINVSTHLNGFFTRAVREFLDANPAVVDSRKYLGAGRAALVPEVSRLLALFAGVEAARN, encoded by the coding sequence ATGGCATTGACCAACACCCGCGACATCATGGACCTGGCCGCGAAGACCGGCACGGGCCAGGGCGCCTTCAACGTCATCCACCTGGAAACCATTGAAGGGCTCATCGGCGGGGCCGAAGCCGCCGGCCGCCCCGTGATCTTGCAGATTTCCGAGAACTGCGCCAAGTTCCACGGCGGCCTGGAGCCCGTGGCCCTGGCCACGCTGGCCGCCGCCCGCAAGGCCTCGGTACCGGTCGCCGTGCACCTTGACCACGCCGAGGACGAGGCCCTGGCCTACCAGGCAGTGGACCTGGGCTTTGGCTCGATCATGTACGACGGCGCCCACTTCGACTATGCAAAAAACGTCGAGGTGACGGCCCGCGTGGCCGCGTACGCGCACGAGCGCGGCGTCTACGTCGAGGCCGAATTGGGCAAGGTCGGCGGCAAGGACGGCGCCCACGCACCCGGCGTATTAACCGACCCGGCCGAGGCGGTTGCGTTTGTTGCCGCGACCGGCGTGGACGCCCTGGCCGTGGCCGTGGGCTCCTCGCACGCCATGACCGAACGCTCCGCCGCCCTGAACCTGGGCCGGATCGCGGAGCTGAAGGCCGCCCTGGACGTGCCGCTGGTGCTGCACGGCTCCTCCGGTGTATCGGATGAGAACATTGTGGCCGCCATCGCCGCGGGCATGACCAAGATCAACGTCTCCACCCACCTGAACGGCTTCTTCACCCGCGCCGTGCGTGAGTTCCTGGACGCCAACCCGGCCGTCGTGGATTCGCGCAAGTACCTCGGTGCAGGGCGCGCCGCCTTGGTGCCGGAAGTCTCCCGCCTGCTAGCTTTGTTTGCAGGCGTTGAAGCGGCGCGGAACTAA
- a CDS encoding DeoR/GlpR family DNA-binding transcription regulator, producing the protein MNRTERLTAILDILAGDGQVDVDEIVEKLGVSPATARRDLDSLANERLLTRTRGGATSGFVSYDLPGRYNRDDHAEQKHQIAVAASELIPKGAVIGLCGGTTSTALAQVLSTREDLMEQSNRPTLTVVTNAINIAAQLAIRPNFKIMVTGGIVNPRSYELVGPYADSILQKVALDIAFIGVNGIEPGAGPTINDEGEASVNSRMARRASEAYMLADSSKIGQRAFATMEDHRFHKLITDSGITADQLAAFNDAGTEVIVAPEV; encoded by the coding sequence ATGAACCGGACCGAACGGTTGACAGCAATCCTGGACATCTTGGCCGGCGACGGGCAGGTCGACGTGGATGAGATTGTCGAAAAGCTCGGCGTCTCCCCGGCCACGGCACGGCGCGACCTGGATTCGCTGGCCAACGAGCGGCTGCTGACCCGAACCCGCGGCGGCGCCACCTCCGGGTTTGTCTCCTATGACCTCCCCGGCAGGTACAACCGCGACGACCATGCCGAGCAGAAGCACCAGATTGCCGTGGCCGCAAGCGAACTGATTCCCAAGGGCGCCGTGATCGGCCTGTGCGGCGGCACCACCAGTACGGCCCTGGCCCAGGTGCTCTCCACCCGTGAGGACCTGATGGAACAGTCCAACCGGCCCACGCTGACGGTGGTCACCAACGCCATCAACATCGCCGCGCAGCTGGCCATCCGGCCCAACTTCAAGATCATGGTCACCGGCGGCATCGTCAACCCGCGCTCCTATGAGCTGGTGGGACCGTACGCGGATTCCATCCTGCAAAAGGTGGCCCTGGACATTGCGTTCATTGGCGTCAACGGCATCGAGCCCGGCGCCGGCCCCACCATCAACGACGAGGGCGAGGCCTCGGTGAACTCGCGCATGGCCCGCCGCGCCTCCGAGGCCTACATGCTGGCGGATTCCTCGAAGATCGGCCAGCGCGCCTTCGCCACCATGGAGGACCACCGCTTCCACAAACTCATCACCGACTCCGGCATCACGGCCGATCAGTTGGCGGCGTTCAACGACGCCGGCACCGAGGTCATCGTCGCACCCGAGGTCTAA
- the efeB gene encoding iron uptake transporter deferrochelatase/peroxidase subunit, with protein MTNSSPDEPETSGNFSRRRFFGGAGTAAVAGAGGLIVGAGGALAATAAAGAGPAPDPAADVERLAAASANLSYPYYGTHQAGVDTPPQDHLVFTSFDLSTTSPTDLQLVLAKWSAAMAEMTSGRPVGKVQPAREMAVPVDTGEAFEMGTQGLTLTLGFGPSLFDDRFGLGKFKPANFATLPAMAGEALDPAYTGGDLCIQACANDPQVAYHAVRNLARMARSQVTTKWTVLGFGRASAGANQKTPRNLMGFKDGTRNITTPDDFAKHVWVGEEAGQKWMNGGTYMVARKIHMLIETWDEDAIGDQQTVFGRSKQEGAPLSGKTEHDVPDFHAKIAGAPVIAPNSHIALAAHENNGGTKILRRGYNFTDGLDSVGRLDAGLMFLSFQNDPESFITLQRKLGSSDRLNEYIRHVGSAVFAVPAGLPEAGSYYGKEFFA; from the coding sequence ATGACGAACTCCAGCCCCGACGAGCCGGAAACCTCCGGCAACTTCAGCCGACGCCGCTTCTTTGGCGGCGCCGGAACGGCCGCCGTTGCCGGTGCCGGCGGCCTCATCGTCGGGGCCGGGGGCGCCCTGGCCGCAACCGCGGCGGCAGGTGCCGGCCCGGCACCCGACCCAGCGGCCGACGTCGAACGCCTCGCAGCAGCCAGCGCGAACCTGAGCTACCCGTACTACGGCACGCACCAGGCCGGCGTGGACACCCCGCCCCAGGACCACCTGGTGTTCACCTCCTTCGACCTGAGCACCACGAGTCCCACCGACCTGCAGCTGGTGCTGGCCAAGTGGTCGGCGGCCATGGCCGAGATGACGTCCGGGCGCCCCGTGGGCAAGGTCCAGCCGGCCCGCGAAATGGCCGTGCCTGTCGACACCGGCGAGGCCTTCGAGATGGGAACCCAGGGGCTGACGCTGACGCTCGGCTTTGGACCCTCGCTTTTTGATGACAGGTTTGGGCTGGGCAAGTTCAAGCCCGCCAATTTTGCGACGCTGCCCGCCATGGCCGGCGAGGCACTCGACCCCGCCTACACGGGCGGGGACCTGTGCATCCAGGCCTGCGCCAACGATCCACAGGTGGCCTACCATGCCGTGCGCAACCTGGCCCGGATGGCCCGCAGCCAGGTCACCACCAAGTGGACCGTGCTCGGCTTTGGGCGCGCCTCCGCCGGCGCCAATCAAAAGACGCCGCGAAACCTCATGGGCTTCAAGGACGGCACCCGCAACATCACCACTCCGGACGACTTCGCCAAGCACGTGTGGGTGGGCGAGGAGGCCGGACAGAAGTGGATGAACGGCGGCACGTACATGGTGGCCCGCAAGATCCACATGCTCATCGAGACCTGGGACGAGGACGCGATCGGCGACCAGCAAACCGTCTTTGGCCGGTCCAAGCAGGAAGGCGCCCCGCTGTCCGGCAAGACTGAACACGATGTGCCCGACTTCCATGCCAAGATCGCCGGCGCGCCCGTCATCGCCCCGAATTCACACATTGCGCTGGCGGCCCATGAAAACAACGGCGGCACGAAGATCCTGCGCCGCGGCTACAACTTCACCGACGGCCTGGACTCCGTGGGCCGGCTGGATGCGGGCCTCATGTTCCTCAGCTTCCAGAACGACCCGGAATCGTTCATCACCCTCCAACGCAAGCTCGGCTCCTCCGACAGGCTCAACGAGTACATCCGCCATGTGGGCTCGGCCGTATTCGCCGTACCTGCGGGCCTGCCGGAGGCCGGCAGCTACTACGGCAAGGAATTCTTCGCCTAG
- the efeO gene encoding iron uptake system protein EfeO codes for MPSHAPTPTRRFLPPALLAGTAILTLALTACGGAATPGSPAATGSGGGAAPVSNGAAQVAISVESVNGEDSCVASHSSAPAGPTTFTITNKDAAGVSEVELLSDQRILGERENVIPGLKSVSFTVTLDGGDYQIYCPGAGTENQTFTVTGGTTAGATSGMGDLLKQGTEGYAKYVSGQVDSLVTAVAVLKSAVDSGDVTAAQKAYAEARPFYERIEPVAESFPDLDPALDLRVADVVPGTPWTGFHPLEKDLFTSKAITAQSKELAAGIVTNVAKLKTLTTGLEKDGGYKPEELANGASGLLEEVQSSKITGEEEAYSKLDLVDFVANIEGSQQAFEYLKPALVKIDPTLTASIAAQFDIVNKAMEAYADPSALGGYKPYTAALKAADAPKLTQLIQALQAPLAKIAEKVATV; via the coding sequence ATGCCCTCGCACGCCCCCACCCCGACGCGCCGTTTCCTTCCCCCCGCATTGCTGGCCGGCACCGCGATCCTGACACTGGCCCTGACGGCCTGCGGCGGCGCGGCCACCCCTGGTTCCCCGGCTGCGACCGGATCCGGCGGCGGCGCCGCCCCCGTCAGCAACGGTGCCGCCCAGGTGGCCATCAGCGTTGAAAGCGTCAACGGCGAGGACAGCTGCGTTGCGAGCCACAGCTCCGCCCCCGCCGGACCCACCACCTTCACCATCACCAACAAGGACGCCGCCGGTGTCAGCGAGGTGGAGCTGCTCAGCGACCAGCGCATCCTGGGCGAGCGCGAAAACGTGATCCCCGGGCTGAAGTCCGTCAGCTTCACCGTCACGCTCGACGGCGGCGACTACCAGATCTACTGCCCGGGCGCCGGCACCGAGAACCAGACGTTCACCGTCACCGGCGGGACCACCGCCGGTGCCACGAGCGGCATGGGTGACCTGCTCAAGCAGGGCACCGAGGGCTACGCCAAGTACGTTTCCGGCCAAGTGGACTCCCTCGTGACCGCCGTGGCCGTGCTGAAGAGCGCCGTCGACTCCGGCGACGTCACCGCCGCCCAGAAGGCCTACGCCGAGGCCCGCCCGTTCTACGAGCGGATCGAACCCGTGGCCGAAAGCTTCCCCGACCTCGACCCGGCGCTCGACCTGCGCGTGGCCGACGTCGTCCCCGGCACCCCCTGGACCGGCTTCCACCCGCTCGAGAAGGACCTCTTCACGAGCAAGGCCATCACGGCCCAGTCCAAGGAACTCGCGGCCGGGATCGTCACGAACGTGGCAAAGTTGAAGACGCTGACCACCGGCCTGGAGAAGGACGGCGGCTACAAGCCCGAGGAACTGGCCAACGGCGCCAGCGGCCTGCTCGAGGAGGTCCAGTCCTCCAAGATCACTGGTGAGGAGGAAGCCTACTCCAAGCTTGACCTGGTGGACTTCGTGGCCAATATTGAAGGTTCCCAGCAGGCGTTTGAGTACCTCAAGCCCGCCCTGGTGAAGATCGACCCGACCCTGACGGCGTCCATCGCCGCGCAATTCGACATCGTCAACAAGGCCATGGAAGCGTACGCCGACCCGTCCGCACTCGGCGGCTACAAGCCGTACACCGCCGCACTGAAGGCGGCCGATGCCCCCAAGCTCACCCAGCTGATCCAGGCCCTGCAGGCCCCGCTGGCCAAGATCGCCGAAAAGGTGGCTACAGTCTGA
- the efeU gene encoding iron uptake transporter permease EfeU, whose product MVIGLREGLEAALIVGMIAAFLRRNGVSLKPMWFGVGAAVLLSAAVGITLEIVSAALPQQQQEAMETVIGAAAVVIVTFMILWMSKNSRNMKSALETHAGSALKGGSVVALAGMAFLAVLREGVETAVFMVAAFQSSLSPVAAGSGAVIGLAIASCIGFLLFRGAIKINLAKFFTVTGAFLVFVAAGLVMKSLRTAHEAGWLNIGQDATVNLSWLAPNGSARSAILTGVFGIPNDPRLVEVLGWGLYLVPMLVFVLWPRRWKPSAARLPRIQFAAAGALGVAAVALAVAAPLSVPAAPSAAGNTTVVTGTEQPFGTIHVVTGSAPTLVVTASGGAETRYPLTSQGTATHGGQLADVYTADPAPAAQADPAKVSLDDLAGLNGGRMPVGISSIQNPGPFAANWSHKGDITLWLVNGAILDAENTSGATLTLSGGGLSTSRTIAVAGAGAWQVPNSQVDQASAELAAHDSAAAEVVLWSVYLPIVCLVTALLLALAGRRNRRQLLATAPSP is encoded by the coding sequence TTGGTTATTGGCCTGCGAGAAGGCCTTGAGGCCGCACTCATCGTGGGCATGATTGCGGCTTTCCTGCGCCGCAACGGAGTTTCCCTCAAGCCCATGTGGTTTGGTGTCGGCGCGGCGGTGTTGCTGAGCGCGGCGGTGGGCATCACCTTGGAAATTGTCTCGGCCGCCCTGCCCCAGCAACAGCAAGAGGCCATGGAAACGGTCATTGGCGCTGCCGCCGTGGTTATCGTGACGTTCATGATCCTGTGGATGAGCAAGAACTCCCGGAACATGAAATCGGCGCTGGAAACCCACGCGGGCTCCGCGCTCAAGGGCGGTTCCGTGGTGGCCCTGGCCGGCATGGCGTTCCTGGCGGTGCTGCGCGAAGGCGTGGAGACGGCCGTGTTCATGGTGGCCGCGTTCCAGTCCTCGCTGAGCCCCGTAGCCGCCGGCAGCGGCGCGGTGATTGGCCTGGCCATCGCCTCCTGCATTGGTTTCCTGCTGTTCCGCGGGGCCATCAAGATCAACCTGGCCAAGTTCTTCACCGTCACCGGCGCGTTCCTGGTGTTCGTGGCGGCCGGACTGGTCATGAAGTCGCTGCGCACCGCCCACGAAGCCGGCTGGCTCAACATTGGCCAGGACGCCACGGTGAACCTGTCCTGGCTGGCACCCAACGGCAGCGCCCGCTCCGCCATCCTCACCGGCGTGTTCGGCATCCCCAACGACCCCCGGCTCGTTGAGGTCCTTGGCTGGGGCCTGTACCTGGTGCCCATGCTCGTGTTTGTGCTGTGGCCGCGGCGTTGGAAGCCGTCCGCCGCACGCCTCCCCCGCATCCAGTTTGCCGCCGCCGGAGCCCTTGGCGTTGCCGCCGTGGCCCTGGCCGTCGCCGCACCGCTGTCCGTTCCGGCAGCACCGTCCGCAGCCGGCAACACCACCGTGGTCACGGGCACCGAGCAGCCGTTCGGCACCATCCACGTCGTTACGGGCTCCGCCCCGACCCTTGTTGTCACGGCATCCGGCGGCGCCGAGACCCGCTACCCGCTGACCAGCCAGGGCACCGCGACCCACGGCGGCCAGCTCGCCGACGTCTATACCGCCGATCCGGCACCCGCCGCCCAGGCCGACCCCGCCAAGGTCTCCCTGGACGACCTCGCCGGCCTCAACGGCGGCCGCATGCCCGTGGGCATCAGCTCGATTCAAAACCCCGGCCCGTTTGCCGCCAACTGGAGCCACAAGGGCGACATCACGCTCTGGCTCGTCAACGGCGCCATCCTCGACGCCGAAAACACCTCCGGCGCCACGCTGACGCTCAGCGGCGGCGGGCTTTCCACATCCCGCACGATCGCGGTGGCCGGCGCCGGCGCGTGGCAGGTGCCCAATTCCCAGGTGGACCAGGCCTCCGCCGAGCTGGCCGCACATGATTCGGCCGCCGCCGAGGTGGTGCTGTGGAGCGTCTACCTGCCCATCGTCTGCCTCGTGACGGCGCTGCTGCTTGCCCTTGCGGGCCGGCGCAACCGCCGCCAACTTCTGGCCACGGCACCTTCCCCATAA
- a CDS encoding histidine phosphatase family protein translates to MSAPRQIIMVRHGQSAANLDQTLYNRIPDYRIPLTEQGIAQAKAAGEKIRRQLDGQKVCVYVSPYLRAYQTLEALGIEDLVDRVMEEPRLREQDWANFQNPAEIADQKELRNAYGHFFYRFREGESGSDVYDRVSSFMETLYRHWSKPDYAPNTLLVTHGLTMRLFCMRWFHWSVEYFESLNNPGNAEVRALVTREGRYALDIPFEQWTDADPAKTVMDAPDHIW, encoded by the coding sequence ATGAGCGCCCCTCGCCAGATCATCATGGTCCGCCACGGACAGTCCGCGGCCAATCTCGACCAGACCCTGTACAACAGGATTCCCGACTACCGGATCCCGCTGACGGAGCAGGGCATTGCCCAGGCGAAGGCGGCGGGCGAGAAGATCCGCCGCCAGTTGGACGGCCAAAAGGTGTGCGTATACGTCTCCCCCTATCTGCGCGCCTACCAAACGCTGGAGGCGTTGGGTATCGAGGACCTGGTGGACCGGGTCATGGAGGAGCCCCGGCTGCGCGAACAGGACTGGGCAAATTTTCAAAACCCGGCCGAGATCGCGGACCAAAAGGAACTCCGCAACGCGTACGGACACTTCTTCTACCGCTTCCGCGAGGGCGAATCCGGCTCGGACGTGTACGACCGGGTGTCCTCGTTCATGGAAACCCTGTACCGGCACTGGTCCAAGCCGGACTACGCGCCCAACACACTGCTGGTGACGCACGGGCTGACCATGCGGCTGTTTTGCATGCGCTGGTTCCACTGGTCGGTGGAGTATTTTGAGTCGCTGAACAACCCCGGCAACGCCGAGGTCCGCGCGCTGGTGACCAGGGAGGGCCGCTATGCGCTGGACATTCCGTTCGAGCAGTGGACGGATGCCGACCCGGCCAAGACCGTCATGGACGCCCCCGACCACATCTGGTAG
- a CDS encoding CPBP family intramembrane glutamic endopeptidase, with amino-acid sequence MSESLPLNAQPDGARPTQGGPTGVVLYDWGVRPRRRLVFEVLLVLGLSLGQSAVYSVVQLIQKLSQAPLSQGTSTLNTVQSSREYFDLTYQLLGIFFALIPVFLVFFLLAEPGKSVFRRMGLDFRHPVRDGLGALGLLVVIGVPSLGLYAAGRALGVTTEIIPSALNQYWWTIPVLVLSAIHNGVLEEVVMVGYLLGRLEKIGFTPIAAVFLSSLIRGSYHLYQGFGPFVGNFLMGLLFCWLYKKFGRVAPLVVAHALVDIAAFTMGPALGFG; translated from the coding sequence ATGAGTGAATCGCTGCCCCTCAATGCCCAGCCCGACGGCGCCCGGCCCACCCAGGGTGGGCCGACCGGCGTCGTCCTGTATGACTGGGGCGTGCGCCCACGGCGGCGGCTGGTCTTTGAGGTGCTGCTGGTCCTGGGCCTCTCGCTGGGGCAGTCGGCCGTGTACTCGGTGGTGCAGCTGATCCAAAAGCTGAGCCAGGCGCCGTTGTCGCAGGGGACCTCAACCCTGAACACCGTGCAAAGCAGCCGCGAGTACTTCGACCTCACGTACCAGCTGCTCGGCATCTTCTTTGCTCTCATTCCGGTGTTCCTGGTGTTCTTCCTGCTGGCGGAGCCCGGAAAATCGGTGTTCCGGCGCATGGGGCTCGATTTCCGGCACCCGGTGCGCGACGGGCTGGGTGCGCTGGGGTTGCTGGTGGTCATCGGGGTTCCCTCGCTGGGGCTTTACGCCGCCGGCCGGGCCTTGGGCGTCACCACTGAAATCATCCCCAGCGCCCTGAACCAGTACTGGTGGACCATTCCGGTGCTGGTGCTGTCGGCCATCCACAACGGCGTGCTGGAGGAGGTGGTCATGGTGGGCTATCTGCTGGGCAGGCTGGAAAAGATCGGGTTCACGCCCATTGCGGCCGTGTTCCTGAGCTCGCTGATTCGCGGCAGCTACCACCTGTACCAGGGGTTCGGGCCGTTCGTGGGCAACTTCCTCATGGGCCTGCTGTTTTGCTGGCTGTACAAGAAATTTGGCCGGGTCGCGCCGCTCGTGGTGGCGCATGCGCTGGTGGACATTGCCGCGTTCACCATGGGCCCGGCCCTCGGGTTCGGGTAA
- a CDS encoding VOC family protein → MRMDHVSYACESDGLAATTERIATALGVDAVRGGVHPRFGTRNMIIPLTDHHYLEVVECLDHPASDKAPFGQAVRARSAAGGGWMGWCVAVDDLTPFEERLGRSAVPGNRKFPDGQELVWQQIGIKGLIADPQVPYMLKWEGDPSLHPSLARPSTVRISSLTIAGSAERVTEWLGEPVEKPLEDVSVEWIAPRGTPGIMSVTFETENGTVTI, encoded by the coding sequence ATGCGAATGGATCATGTTTCTTACGCCTGTGAATCAGATGGATTGGCTGCCACCACGGAGCGAATCGCAACCGCCCTCGGGGTCGATGCAGTACGCGGTGGAGTCCACCCGCGATTCGGCACCCGCAATATGATCATCCCGCTCACCGACCACCATTACCTGGAGGTCGTGGAGTGCCTTGACCACCCGGCCTCGGACAAGGCCCCGTTTGGCCAGGCCGTGCGGGCCCGCTCCGCAGCCGGCGGCGGCTGGATGGGCTGGTGCGTGGCTGTGGACGACCTTACCCCGTTCGAGGAACGCCTGGGCCGCAGCGCCGTCCCCGGCAACCGCAAGTTCCCCGACGGCCAGGAGCTCGTGTGGCAGCAGATCGGCATCAAGGGTCTCATCGCCGACCCGCAGGTGCCGTACATGCTCAAGTGGGAGGGCGACCCCTCACTGCACCCGTCCCTGGCCCGGCCCAGCACCGTGCGCATCTCCTCGCTGACCATCGCCGGCAGTGCCGAGCGCGTCACCGAATGGCTCGGCGAGCCCGTGGAGAAGCCGCTGGAGGACGTCTCCGTCGAGTGGATCGCCCCCCGCGGCACGCCCGGCATCATGTCCGTCACGTTTGAGACCGAAAACGGAACTGTCACCATCTAG
- a CDS encoding Tex family protein encodes MTDSASTPAALVLPSNADVENRIIATIAGELGVRAAQVRAAIGLLDDGASVPFIARYRKEMTGTLDDAQLRDLEERLRYLRELEARRRTVLETIHGLGKLTASLRAAVEGAATKSDLEDLYLPYKSTRKTKADAAREAGLEPLLDSLLANPALAPAVAADGYLNPEHAVASADDALAGARAILIERAGQDAVLVGELRERLWKTGRLRSAVKTGKDAAGEKFKDYFDFAQPPHTLPSHRILALLRGEKEGVLSLDLAEADVRDADAAARARAGYENAVAHSLGIAESGRSADTWLMTGARLAWRTRILTRLSVDLRVRLFQAAEEESVRVFAANLRDVLLAAPAGNRATLGLDPGLRTGVKVAVVDGTGQVTATDTIYPHAPARRWNESLATLVELARRHKVELVAIGNGTASRETDKLAAELLAELKRLDPSVPVAKLVVSEAGASVYSASALAGAELPGMDVSLRGAVSIARRLQDPLAELVKIDPKSIGVGQYQHDLTPAKLERSLDAVVEDCVNAVGVDLNTASPALLARVAGVGPLLSENIVAHRNEHGPFGKRRELLKVARLGPKAYEQCAGFLRITGGAEPLDASSVHPEAYGVARKILAAAGAAPAEISGGVGAVAGLNPADFVDGSFGLPTVKDIVAELQKPGRDPRPRFETASFTDGIEKITDLRPGMILEGTVSNVAAFGAFVDIGVHQDGLVHVSAMSNNFVSDPHSVVKSGQVVRVKVLEVEPERKRISLTLRLDDEAASPGNDAGSRAPGRKPGKPVEEPREGRRPGQDRSRQDRSRQARPAGGQSRTPQAAPAPANTAMAEALRRAGLGKKG; translated from the coding sequence GTGACTGATTCCGCCTCCACACCCGCCGCCCTCGTCCTGCCCAGCAATGCCGACGTCGAAAATCGCATTATTGCCACGATCGCCGGGGAGCTGGGCGTGCGTGCCGCTCAGGTCCGTGCCGCGATCGGCCTGCTCGACGACGGCGCCAGCGTGCCGTTCATCGCCCGGTACCGCAAGGAAATGACCGGCACGCTCGATGACGCCCAGTTGCGCGACCTCGAGGAACGGTTGCGCTACTTGCGCGAACTCGAGGCCCGGCGCCGGACCGTGCTGGAAACCATCCACGGACTCGGCAAACTCACCGCCTCGCTGCGGGCCGCCGTCGAGGGCGCCGCCACGAAATCCGACCTTGAGGACCTGTACCTGCCGTACAAATCCACGCGCAAGACCAAGGCCGACGCCGCCCGTGAAGCCGGGCTGGAACCGCTCCTTGATTCGTTGCTGGCCAACCCCGCCCTGGCCCCGGCCGTCGCCGCCGACGGATACCTGAACCCGGAGCACGCCGTGGCCTCGGCCGACGACGCGCTGGCCGGTGCCCGCGCCATCCTGATCGAGCGGGCCGGGCAGGACGCCGTCCTCGTCGGGGAGTTGCGCGAACGGCTGTGGAAAACGGGCCGGCTGCGCTCCGCCGTCAAAACCGGAAAGGACGCGGCCGGGGAAAAGTTCAAGGACTACTTTGACTTTGCCCAGCCTCCCCACACGCTGCCCAGCCACCGGATCCTGGCACTGCTGCGCGGCGAGAAGGAAGGCGTGCTGTCCCTGGACCTCGCCGAGGCGGACGTCCGCGACGCCGACGCGGCGGCCCGGGCCCGCGCCGGCTACGAAAACGCCGTGGCGCACTCGCTCGGCATTGCCGAATCCGGCCGGTCTGCCGACACCTGGCTCATGACCGGTGCCCGGCTGGCCTGGCGCACCCGCATCCTGACCCGGCTGTCCGTGGACCTGCGCGTGCGCCTGTTCCAGGCCGCCGAGGAGGAATCCGTGCGCGTCTTTGCCGCCAACCTGCGCGACGTGCTGCTGGCAGCACCCGCCGGAAACCGGGCCACACTGGGCCTTGACCCGGGCCTGCGCACGGGCGTGAAGGTGGCCGTGGTGGACGGTACCGGACAGGTCACCGCCACCGACACCATCTACCCGCACGCCCCCGCCCGCCGCTGGAATGAATCCCTGGCCACGCTCGTGGAACTGGCCCGCAGGCACAAGGTGGAGCTCGTGGCCATCGGCAACGGCACGGCCAGCCGGGAGACCGACAAACTGGCCGCCGAACTCCTGGCCGAGCTCAAGCGCCTCGATCCGTCCGTGCCGGTGGCCAAGTTGGTGGTCTCCGAGGCGGGCGCCTCCGTCTACTCGGCGTCGGCGCTTGCCGGTGCCGAACTGCCCGGCATGGACGTTTCGCTGCGCGGCGCCGTCTCCATTGCCCGCCGCCTCCAGGACCCGCTCGCAGAACTCGTCAAGATCGATCCGAAGTCGATCGGCGTGGGCCAGTACCAGCACGACCTCACCCCGGCCAAGCTGGAACGCTCCCTTGACGCCGTCGTCGAGGACTGCGTGAACGCCGTGGGCGTGGACCTGAACACTGCGTCGCCGGCGCTGCTGGCCAGGGTGGCCGGCGTCGGGCCGTTGCTGAGCGAAAACATCGTGGCGCACCGCAACGAACACGGCCCGTTCGGCAAGCGCCGCGAACTGCTCAAGGTGGCCCGACTGGGTCCCAAGGCGTACGAGCAATGCGCCGGCTTCCTGCGCATCACCGGGGGAGCGGAGCCGCTGGATGCCTCCAGTGTCCACCCCGAGGCGTACGGGGTGGCCCGGAAGATCCTCGCCGCCGCGGGGGCCGCGCCGGCCGAAATCTCCGGCGGCGTGGGCGCCGTGGCCGGCCTGAACCCGGCCGACTTCGTGGACGGCTCATTCGGCCTGCCCACCGTCAAGGACATCGTGGCCGAGCTGCAAAAGCCCGGCCGGGACCCGCGCCCCCGCTTCGAAACGGCGTCATTCACCGACGGCATCGAGAAAATCACCGACCTGCGCCCCGGCATGATCCTGGAGGGCACCGTCTCCAACGTGGCCGCCTTTGGCGCGTTCGTGGACATCGGCGTGCACCAGGACGGTCTGGTCCACGTCTCAGCCATGAGCAACAACTTCGTCTCCGACCCGCACTCCGTGGTCAAGTCCGGCCAGGTGGTGCGCGTGAAGGTCCTGGAGGTGGAGCCCGAGCGCAAGCGCATCTCCCTCACCCTGCGCCTGGATGACGAGGCCGCAAGCCCCGGGAACGACGCCGGCTCCCGAGCCCCGGGACGCAAGCCGGGGAAGCCCGTGGAGGAGCCGCGCGAAGGCCGGCGACCCGGACAAGACCGGTCTCGACAAGACCGGTCTCGACAAGCCCGACCGGCAGGCGGACAGTCGCGAACTCCGCAGGCGGCACCCGCACCGGCCAACACGGCCATGGCCGAGGCGCTGCGCCGCGCGGGACTGGGAAAGAAGGGCTAG